A window of the Scleropages formosus chromosome 21, fSclFor1.1, whole genome shotgun sequence genome harbors these coding sequences:
- the igfbp2a gene encoding insulin-like growth factor-binding protein 2-A — MVPYVGCGLLLASLAFPGALLAEVVFRCPSCTAERQEPCPKLTETCAEMVREPGCGCCPVCARQEGDLCGVYTPRCSSGLRCYPKPNSELPLEQLVQGLGRCARKVETEPVTSPEHNVNEPSGEVQDQTEASLTEIPPQKKPTNNIPWMDSKRYAVRAHWHDLKAKMKSNRPEEVKTTSQKLSQCQQELDQVLERISKMPFSENRGRLEDLYALHIPNCDKRGQYNLKQCKMSVHGQRGECWCVNPHTGQQIPGSPMVRGDPNCSQYFNGPETEAPVSPQK, encoded by the exons ATGGTTCCTTACGTGGGCTGCGGCTTGCTGCTGGCCTCCCTGGCGTTTCCGGGCGCCCTGCTCGCCGAGGTGGTGTTTCGCTGCCCGAGCTGCACGGCGGAGCGCCAGGAACCGTGTCCCAAGCTGACGGAGACGTGCGCGGAGATGGTGCGGGAGCCCGGCTGCGGCTGCTGCCCGGTGTGCGCGCGCCAGGAGGGCGACCTGTGCGGCGTGTACACGCCGCGGTGCTCGAGCGGGCTGCGCTGCTACCCGAAGCCCAACTCGGAGCTGCCGCTGGAGCAGCTGGTGCAGGGGCTCGGCCGGTGCGCGCGGAAAGTGGAGACGGAGCCCGTGACGAGTCCGGAGCACAACGTCAACGAGCCCAgcg GGGAGGTGCAGGACCAGACGGAGGCCAGTTTGACCGAGATCCCGCCACAGAAGAAACCCACCAATAACATACCTTGGATGGACTCCAAGAGGTACGCTGTTCGAGCGCACTGGCATGATTTGAAGGCCAAAATGAAGTCCAACAGACCGGAAGAAGTGAAAACAACATCCCAGAAGTTG AGCCAGTGCCAACAAGAGCTGGACCAGGTTCTGGAGCGGATCTCCAAGATGCCCTTCAGTGAAAATCGGGGCCGCTTGGAGGACCTGTACGCCCTGCACATCCCCAACTGCGACAAGAGGGGGCAGTACAACCTGAAGCAG tgcaagATGTCGGTCCACGGACAGAGAGGCGAATGCTGGTGTGTCAATCCACATACCGGTCAACAGATCCCAGGATCCCCCATGGTGAGGGGGGACCCCAACTGCAGCCAGTACTTCAATGGCCCGGAGACAGAGGCCCCCGTCTCCCCCCAGAAATAG